The region AAATTTAAATGAATTAATAAAAAATCTGATTGAATTTTTAAGGCAATCAAAATTATGCCAGAATATTAATTTTTTAGTTAAAATTCCAGAATATTCTGTTATTGTTAAAAGCAATTTTAATCATTTACATCAGGCAATTTTAAATATTTTTTTAAATAGTATTCAGGCAATTGAAAAAAATGGAATTATAAATGTTTTGGTTGAAAAAAAAGATAATAAAGGAATAATTATAATAAAGGATAATGGAAAAGGTATACCTCAGGATATTATTAAAAAAGTTATAGACCCTTTTTTCACAACAAAGGAAACAGGAACAGGTTTAGGATTGCATCTAACAACAAAAATTATAAATAAATATGGTGGTCAATTTGAAATTATAAGTAATGAAGGCATAGGGACAGAATTTAAAATAATATTTCCATTATCTTAAATAAGAATTAAGAATTTTCATTTGATTTCTATATTTATTAACAGTGCGAGGTGATATTTTTATACCAAAATATCCAAGTTTTTCAGATATTTTTTTATCAGAAAGTGGCTTTTTTTCATCCTCAATTATCTTTTTTATTTTTTCCATTATAAAAGTTTTACTTATTGAATATTTAAATTCAGGGACAAATAAATCTCTAATCTTTAAAAGCCCTTTTGAAGAAATGAGATATTTCCCATTTACCGCTCTGCTTATTATAGATATATTAACATTCATTTTTTCAGCAACATCTTTCATTCTTAAAGGTAATAAATTCCCGCTTTCAAAATAACCTTTCTGATAATTTACAATCTCTTTAAAAACATCTTCAAGAAATTTTCTTCTTTTTTCAAGCATTTCTATAATCATTTTTACTCTATTCATTTTTTTCAAAAGAAATTTTTTTTCTTTCGGTGAAATAAAAGGTGAATTTAGATATTTTTCATAGTCCACTTCAATTTTTATAAAAGGAGAAATTTTATCTTCAACATATACTTTTAAGGAATCCCCTTCTTTCGTTATTTTACCTTCAGGAATAATTTTTTTTATAAGTTTTTTTTGCGAACTTGTAAGAGGATAAGGATTTAATTTTTTAATCTTTTCCAGAAGAAGTAAAACAGATTTCTCATTTATTTTCATTTTTAGTGCTATCTCTTTATATTTTCTCTTAGTAAGCAAATCCCAGTGTTTTTGAACAATCTCAAAAAGTTCATTATCTTTATATAATCTTTTAATTTGAATTAAAAGACATTCCTGTAAATTTCTTGCTCCTATCCCATAGGGTTCCAGCGTTTGAATAATTTTTAATGTCTCATTAACTTCTTCATATTTTACATTTAAAATTTCTGAGACCTCTTTTAAATCCATTTTGAAGTAGCCATTATCTTCAAGATTCATTATAATAAATTCTCCTATTTTCATTAATTTTTCTGGAATATTTAAAAGATGTAAATCTTCAATCAGTTTTTCTTCAATATTAATTTCATAAGATATCCGCTCCAATTTTTCTTCATCAACCTCAAATTTCAAAAATGGATTTTCTTCACTTTCTTTTTTTAAAAATTCAATAAGAGAATAAGTAGAAAATCCCAGAATATTTGAAAAAAGTATTTGTGAAGGTAAGAGTTTTAGATATATTTTTGTATTCAAAACATTTTTATTTTCCATATTTAAATTTTAACTCATATTTGCAAAATGTTGTATAATATGATTTAAAAGGAGTAAAAATGTTAAATTCTATATTAATTGTGGGTTGTCTCGGTTTATTTTTTGGGATTTTTCTTACATTTATCTATACAAAATTTAAGATTGATGAAAACCCTTTATATTCTAAGGTTTATGAACTTTTACCGAAAGGAAATTGTGGTGCCTGTGGATATGCAGGATGTAGTGCGTTTGCAGAAGTATTGATTGAAAATAAAGTAACACCTGAAAAATGTGTTATGATAGGAGAAAAAGAACTATCAGAAATTTGTAAACTACTGGGTATTGAGAAGATTCAAAAAGAAAAATTTGTAGCAAGAATATGTTGTTATGGAGGAACAAATGCAAAAAAGAAATTTGAATATACTACAATAAAAACATGTAATGTTATAAATTCAATTTTTGATACAAATCTTGAATGTGTCTATGGCTGTCTTGGATTTGGTGATTGTGTTAGAATCTGTCCTGTTAATGCCATAGAAATGAAAGAAAATGGACTACCTGAAATAAATGAAGAAAAGTGTATAGGATGTGGAAAATGTGTCCAGATATGTCCTAAAAAGATAATAAAATTATTGCCCTATGAGAAAAAAGTGTATGTTGCCTGTTCTTCTCTGGATAAAGGTGCTACAGTAATTAAAATTTGCAGGTCTGGTTGTATAGGTTGTGGTAAATGTGCTAAAGCGTGTTCTGAAAATGCGATAAAAATAGAAAATAACCTTGCTATTATTGATTATGAAAAATGTAATAATTGTGGGAAATGTGCAGAAGAGTGTCCCAGGAAAATAATATTTTATATAAAAATTTCAACTCTTGCGTAAATGGAAGAAAAAAATTTTAAACTTATAATTTCTTTTAAAGGTAAAAATTATAATGGATGGCAGAGACAAAAAAATAAAACCACAATACAGGAAATTATTGAAAAAAAATGCAGGGAAATTTTTAAAACAGATGTTAGAATTATCGGATGTGGAAGAACTGATAGTAAAGTTAATGGAATAAACTATGTGGCAAATTTCAAGATAAAAACAAAATTAACTTCTTTAAATTTAAAAAATGCTTTAAATTCTAAACTTCCATCTGATATCTATATTAAAAA is a window of bacterium DNA encoding:
- a CDS encoding RnfABCDGE type electron transport complex subunit B, translating into MLNSILIVGCLGLFFGIFLTFIYTKFKIDENPLYSKVYELLPKGNCGACGYAGCSAFAEVLIENKVTPEKCVMIGEKELSEICKLLGIEKIQKEKFVARICCYGGTNAKKKFEYTTIKTCNVINSIFDTNLECVYGCLGFGDCVRICPVNAIEMKENGLPEINEEKCIGCGKCVQICPKKIIKLLPYEKKVYVACSSLDKGATVIKICRSGCIGCGKCAKACSENAIKIENNLAIIDYEKCNNCGKCAEECPRKIIFYIKISTLA
- the rpoN gene encoding RNA polymerase factor sigma-54, producing the protein MENKNVLNTKIYLKLLPSQILFSNILGFSTYSLIEFLKKESEENPFLKFEVDEEKLERISYEINIEEKLIEDLHLLNIPEKLMKIGEFIIMNLEDNGYFKMDLKEVSEILNVKYEEVNETLKIIQTLEPYGIGARNLQECLLIQIKRLYKDNELFEIVQKHWDLLTKRKYKEIALKMKINEKSVLLLLEKIKKLNPYPLTSSQKKLIKKIIPEGKITKEGDSLKVYVEDKISPFIKIEVDYEKYLNSPFISPKEKKFLLKKMNRVKMIIEMLEKRRKFLEDVFKEIVNYQKGYFESGNLLPLRMKDVAEKMNVNISIISRAVNGKYLISSKGLLKIRDLFVPEFKYSISKTFIMEKIKKIIEDEKKPLSDKKISEKLGYFGIKISPRTVNKYRNQMKILNSYLR